A DNA window from Loxodonta africana isolate mLoxAfr1 chromosome 7, mLoxAfr1.hap2, whole genome shotgun sequence contains the following coding sequences:
- the LOC100669157 gene encoding olfactory receptor 5T3-like — protein sequence MSVLPSGLDAHRIRLKNTTEVTMFILQGFTDNFELEVYHFLLFLAIYIFTLVGNLGLVLLVMVDSRLHNPMYYFLSVLSFLDACYSSVVTPKMLVNFLVEKKTISFLGCETQMLLFSTFGTTESFLLAAMACDRYVAIYNPLLYSVNLSSRVYVSLIIASYVCGISHATLHTVATFSLSFCASNEIRHVFCDISSLLAISCSDTHINQLLLFYMVGSVEIFTILIVLISYGFILRVILKVRSAEGRRKVFSTCGSHLTGVSIYHGTILFMYVRPSSSYALDHDMIVSVFYTIVIPMLNPIIYSSRNKDVKEAMKKCLREIGS from the coding sequence ATGTCAGTGTTGCCATCAGGACTGGATGCACACAGGATTCGGTTGAAGAACACCACTGAAGTCACCATGTTTATATTGCAGGGTTTTACAGATAACTTTGAGCTGGAAGTCTATCACTTTTTACTATTTCTTGCAATCTATATTTTCACTCTGGTGGGAAATTTAGGACTGGTTTTATTAGTCATGGTAGATTCCCGACTCCACAATCCCATGTACTATTTTCTGAGTGTATTATCATTCTTGGATGCCTGCTATTCTTCAGTTGTCACCCCAAAAATGTTGGTCAATTTTCTGGTAGAGAAGAAAACCATTTCATTCCTTGGATGTGAAACACAGATGCTGCTCTTTTCCACTTTTGGGACCACAGAATCATTTCTCTTGGCAGCAATGGCATGTGATCGCTACGTAGCAATCTATAATCCACTTCTGTATTCAGTTAACTTGTCATCCAGAGTCTATGTGTCACTTATCATTGCTTCTTATGTTTGTGGTATTTCACATGCTACTTTACACACAGTGGCAACTTTTAGCCTCTCCTTCTGTGCATCCAATGAAATCAGACATGTCTTTTGTGATATCTCTTCCCTCCTTGCTATATCCTGTTCTGACACTCACATCAACCAACTTCTACTCTTCTACATGGTGGGTTCTGTTGAAATATTCACCATCCTGATTGTCTTGATCTCTTATGGTTTCATTTTAAGGGTCATTCTGAAGGTGCGTTCTGCTGAAGGGAGGAGAAAAGTATTTTCAACTTGTGGCTCTCACCTAACTGGAGTGTCAATTTACCATGGAACAATCCTTTTCATGTATGTGAGGCCAAGTTCCAGCTATGCTTTGGACCATGACATGATAGTGTCTGTATTCTACACCATTGTGATTCCCATGCTGAATCCCATTATCTACAGTTcgaggaacaaagatgtaaaagaagcaATGAAAAAATGTTTGAGAGAAATTGGTTCATAA